From a single Leishmania infantum JPCM5 genome chromosome 36 genomic region:
- a CDS encoding putative vacuolar protein sorting-associated protein, whose protein sequence is MSSVSSSKVNRGRRNCLEQAWNYLNTAFSATAGLKVLLCDDATREILSVAYSQHQLLQHNVVLVDMLANEERYPMKHFSCVIVCRPSAASLAAVYQELAEGNFASYDIYFTYMLDSSLVQSLANADVLNLVSRVGELYINSIPVTEWVCLMQLKPSPLAKGPSPFMNPITYSQWDPKSLERMSEGIISMLLSTNRRAVIRYREGSKVSEKLAVEVAARMKSVHATFPDLKATESVLVILDRKDDPVTPLLMPWTYEAMIHELIGFQRGNEVVIDDPDAKPEDRVHVVAPQTDGFFGQHRYDDWGQVCVAVSEMVKAYKEMNQFDRNTVSLDEIKNFMNRFPEARKQSVQVTRHCAITSELVAEINGRNLTRLSVLEQDIISNNNVTEHSRLVLEVVQDPKTDVDDALRIVMLYHLHYERVAGNIIMQLKQELMQRQCPQEKVQLIDRLIEYAGQDQRCHEIFRSSTGHMLKTVAKAVGQFGKDVQNVLTQHVPLVKKIINRVYNGTLSVEKYPVQRVPGCPIPAGQAPFVRAKDIIVVYIGGYTFSEAMLLAQINEGNVDNNQETLMNFGKQVSRKLGTDGVTGPSTEPYTAKIEAHVSLITTSMLNSKDFIHSLPS, encoded by the coding sequence ATGTCTTCCGTATCCTCCTCGAAGGTAAACCGCGGGCGCCGCAACTGCCTGGAACAGGCTTGGAACTACTTGAACACAGCTTTTAGCGCCACGGCGGGTCTCAAGGTGCTCCTGTGCGATGATGCGACTCGTGAAATCCTCTCCGTTGCCTATTCTcagcaccagctgctgcagcataATGTAGTGCTGGTCGATATGCTGGCGAACGAGGAGCGCTATCCCATGAAGCACTTCTCCTGTGTGATTGTGTGCCGCCCCTCTGCGGCATCGTTGGCAGCTGTATATcaggagctggcggagggcAACTTCGCCTCCTATGACATCTACTTTACCTACATGCTAGACTCCTCGCTGGTGCAGTCCTTGGCGAACGCAGATGTGCTTAATCTAGTGTCGCGCGTTGGGGAACTGTACATCAACTCCATTCCCGTGACGGAGTGGGTGTGTCTGATGCAGCTGAAACCCTCGCCGCTGGCCAAAGGCCCAAGCCCGTTCATGAACCCCATCACGTACAGTCAGTGGGACCCCAAGTCGCTCGAGCGCATGTCGGAGGGCATCATTAGCATGCTGCTGTCGACGAATCGCCGGGCTGTCATTCGGTACCGCGAGGGCAGCAAGGTTTCCGAGAAGCTCGCGGTCGAGGTGGCAGCTCGCATGAAGAGTGTTCACGCCACATTCCCTGACCTCAAGGCCACCGAGAGTGTGCTGGTGATCTTGGACCGCAAGGACGACCCTGTCACCCCACTGTTGATGCCCTGGACCTACGAGGCAATGATTCATGAGCTGATCGGCTTCCAGCGCGGCAACGAAGTCGTCATCGACGACCCAGATGCGAAGCCGGAGGATCGCGTGCATGTCGTCGCGCCGCAGACGGACGGCTTTTTTGGCCAGCATCGCTACGACGATTGGGGCCAGGTCTGCGTGGCGGTGAGTGAGATGGTGAAGGCGTACAAGGAGATGAACCAATTTGACCGCAACACCGTTTCCTTGGATGAAATCAAAAATTTCATGAACCGCTTCCCTGAGGCTCGCAAGCAGTCGGTGCAGGTGACCCGACACTGCGCTATCACGAGCGAGCTGGTTGCCGAGATCAACGGCCGAAACCTCACGCGGCTCTCGGTACTCGAGCAGGACATCATCTCCAACAACAACGTGACGGAGCACAGCCGCCTCGTGCTGGAGGTGGTACAGGACCCCAAGACGGACGTCGACGATGCGCTGCGCATTGTGATGCTGTACCACCTGCACTACGAAAGGGTGGCCGGCAACATCATCATGCAGCTAAAGCAGGAGCTCATGCAGCGTCAATGCCCGCAGGAGAAGGTCCAGCTGATCGACCGCCTTATCGAGTATGCTGGACAGGACCAGCGGTGCCACGAGATATTCCGATCTTCAACGGGGCACATGCTCAAGACGGTCGCGAAGGCTGTTGGGCAGTTTGGCAAGGACGTGCAGAATGTGCTCACACAGCACGTACCGCTCGTCAAGAAGATCATCAACCGTGTCTACAACGGTACACTATCGGTAGAGAAGTATCCGGTGCAGAGGGTGCCGGGGTGTCCTATTCCCGCTGGCCAGGCGCCGTTTGTGCGCGCCAAGGACATTATCGTTGTGTACATTGGCGGCTACACTTTTTcggaggcgatgctgctggcgcagatCAACGAAGGCAACGTGGACAATAACCAGGAGACGCTGATGAACTTCGGCAAGCAGGTATCGCGTAAGCTGGGCACCGACGGCGTCACGGGGCCATCGACGGAGCCGTACACCGCCAAGATCGAGGCGCACGTCTCCCTCATTACGACGTCGATGCTGAACAGCAAGGATTTTATACACTCACTGCCCTCCTAG